The following proteins are co-located in the Sporolactobacillus pectinivorans genome:
- a CDS encoding ArsR/SmtB family transcription factor: protein MPEKDTCDIYCFDAQKVNHIRGLLSNKDISRPVQLFKSLADANRAKIAFALCHEKELCVCDVANIIGSSVATASHHLRTLRKQGLVNYRREGKMAFYSLDQEEIRMLLSIVFNDQREVKTIG, encoded by the coding sequence ATGCCTGAAAAAGATACTTGTGATATTTATTGTTTTGATGCGCAGAAGGTGAACCATATACGAGGGCTGTTATCGAATAAGGATATATCCCGTCCCGTACAACTGTTTAAGTCACTTGCGGATGCAAATCGTGCAAAAATTGCTTTCGCATTATGCCACGAGAAGGAACTGTGCGTCTGTGATGTTGCCAACATTATCGGTTCTTCAGTCGCGACGGCTTCCCATCATCTGCGCACGCTGCGCAAACAAGGCCTTGTTAACTATCGCAGGGAGGGAAAGATGGCTTTTTACTCTTTGGATCAGGAAGAGATCCGGATGCTTCTTTCAATCGTTTTTAATGATCAAAGAGAGGTAAAAACCATTGGCTGA
- a CDS encoding APC family permease: MGPLENVEWLNVLLIVIVAGGGWLCLQNFSLVKRVLIGRPMKTESLHSKSNHLFWLIALPILSADLYSSVAYGPEAGMTELAQLGPDAKWLILPITVAAVLLLAILINSYIMGVLAYPNGGGAYAIARDNFKHSWVAVTASSALLIDYVLTVAVSVSAAIAAISSAYPVVTPYRTTIALICILVLLLINLRGVAEAAKVLAWPTFFFMACMMALIAFGFFNEFRYGFVQAATPSFGTVPKDLTALLVLKAFSSSCSALTGIETISNSVPIFRSPKQKNAIKTYIALGILEGITLVGISYHLYVHGISVNPSNTMLSQLTALIFGNGLIYQLITWSTFVVLILAANSTFNGFSQLAAIVASDGFLPRKLAQRGDRLSYSNGLITLAALAGLLVVFFHAETNALIPLYAIGVFVSFTIAQIGLVRRWGHIKGRHWKVNLTVNGIGAVVSACVALIFAVTKFTGGAWIIIVILPWFAWISLTISKHYKEVGSQLHIDLLKDRPIAHEVTSIVLISGIHRVVNNTLSFAKSIDTNVIAVYVGFDDASIETIQKQWKEWGTPCKLIVLQSQYRSLIAPISSFIHDIQKEKGKDSYIHILMPQFIMKKSWHNLLHNQSALILRTWLFLHKDVVITTVPFHLKK, from the coding sequence GTGGGACCTTTGGAAAACGTAGAGTGGTTAAATGTCTTATTGATTGTTATCGTGGCTGGCGGAGGCTGGCTGTGTCTGCAAAATTTTAGTCTGGTCAAGCGTGTGCTTATTGGCCGTCCAATGAAAACGGAGTCGCTTCATTCAAAAAGCAATCATTTATTCTGGCTCATCGCCCTTCCGATACTATCCGCCGACTTGTACTCATCAGTGGCCTATGGTCCTGAAGCGGGGATGACCGAGCTGGCTCAATTAGGACCGGATGCGAAATGGCTCATTCTGCCAATCACGGTTGCGGCCGTCCTTCTGCTCGCCATCTTGATTAATTCCTATATTATGGGTGTTCTTGCTTATCCGAATGGCGGAGGAGCCTACGCGATTGCACGGGACAATTTTAAACATTCCTGGGTGGCAGTTACAGCGTCGAGCGCTCTTCTCATCGATTATGTATTGACCGTCGCAGTTTCCGTTTCTGCGGCCATAGCCGCTATTTCCTCTGCGTATCCGGTCGTAACGCCCTACCGGACAACCATTGCCCTGATCTGTATTCTCGTTTTACTGCTCATCAATTTGCGCGGTGTTGCTGAGGCGGCAAAAGTACTTGCATGGCCGACTTTCTTTTTTATGGCCTGCATGATGGCACTTATTGCATTTGGCTTTTTCAATGAATTCAGATATGGTTTCGTTCAGGCAGCGACTCCATCTTTTGGCACTGTGCCGAAGGATTTGACAGCGCTGCTGGTGCTGAAAGCATTCAGCTCATCCTGTTCCGCTTTAACCGGCATTGAAACCATATCCAACTCCGTACCCATTTTCCGTAGTCCAAAACAAAAAAATGCTATCAAAACGTATATAGCGCTTGGTATTCTTGAAGGCATCACTCTGGTGGGTATCTCCTATCATCTGTACGTACACGGTATTTCTGTTAATCCCAGCAACACGATGCTCTCACAGCTGACTGCTTTGATTTTTGGCAATGGGCTGATTTATCAGCTGATCACTTGGTCAACGTTTGTTGTTCTGATTCTGGCAGCCAACTCAACGTTCAATGGATTTTCCCAGCTCGCAGCGATTGTTGCTTCCGACGGATTTCTCCCGCGTAAGCTGGCGCAGCGCGGTGACCGGCTTTCTTATTCAAACGGCCTGATCACACTGGCCGCGCTTGCCGGCTTACTGGTCGTATTCTTCCATGCGGAAACCAATGCGCTGATTCCACTTTATGCCATCGGCGTGTTTGTTTCATTCACGATTGCCCAGATCGGCCTTGTTCGTCGCTGGGGCCATATCAAGGGCCGTCACTGGAAAGTGAACTTAACTGTTAATGGCATTGGCGCTGTAGTGTCCGCATGTGTCGCACTGATTTTCGCAGTCACGAAGTTTACAGGCGGGGCCTGGATTATCATCGTCATTTTACCTTGGTTTGCCTGGATTTCCTTAACGATATCAAAGCACTATAAAGAAGTTGGTTCTCAGCTCCATATAGACTTGCTGAAAGATCGGCCAATTGCGCATGAGGTGACTTCGATCGTCCTGATATCTGGTATTCACCGTGTCGTTAATAACACATTGTCATTCGCAAAAAGCATTGACACAAATGTCATCGCCGTTTACGTCGGATTTGATGACGCTTCGATCGAAACCATTCAAAAGCAATGGAAAGAGTGGGGAACGCCATGCAAACTGATTGTGCTCCAAAGTCAGTATCGTTCTCTGATTGCGCCTATATCATCTTTTATACATGATATCCAGAAAGAAAAAGGAAAGGACAGCTATATCCATATCCTGATGCCGCAATTCATCATGAAGAAAAGCTGGCACAACCTCCTCCACAATCAGAGTGCTCTGATTCTGCGTACATGGCTTTTTCTGCACAAGGATGTCGTTATCACGACTGTTCCGTTCCATTTAAAAAAATAG